In Ptychodera flava strain L36383 chromosome 21, AS_Pfla_20210202, whole genome shotgun sequence, a genomic segment contains:
- the LOC139121020 gene encoding sodium-coupled monocarboxylate transporter 1-like, with product MSDSTEVIPFGVVDYVVFSAMLAVSAATGIYHCFAGGGQRSTSKFLVADRSMGCVPIAMSMFVTFTSSIAVMGFPAEIYLHGIKYAFYINTYLWAYPICAYFLIPVFRGIDITSVYEYMGMRYHLSLRITCTVIFILQTLLYMATTMVGPALAIEAVQGLEMWKTVLITGTIATFYSTLGGMKAVVWADVFQFLVIFGSVLAVAILGTIEVGGLEKVWNNNDVGDRLEFFDFSFDPVFGLTISTGISVLGVAVQQSAVQRYLAAKSLGHARGTLILNIPFYWVMFPIMYFNGLVLYAYYNNKLTPLEPAINSTFPSPGIMENGEPIRYEPEYTAIDQILMFFVSSQFGQIPGMQGLFVACLFAGALSTISSGLSAIVACILQDIIKPWRKWRFERTKIQSTATDAWDTNMSKVLNCVFGLLGTLVAFLVPYLGSFVTISNILGGVFGGPVLAIFVMGMFIPRTNSWGTFIGLVFGFALGVFISAGPVVAEQLNVEPLPIQRISFIWYPGVNFFTTLVVGVVTSEIANCIKPSLIKPVDPVLLAVFLRPKHPKSEAGNGIKEDKIPLKEEWSDMDGNSDKLD from the exons ATGTCTGACTCAACGGAAGTGATCCCCTTCGGGGTCGTCGACTATGTCGTCTTCTCCGCTATGCTTGCAGTCTCAGCTGCCACTGGAATATACCACTGTTTTGCAGGGGGAGGACAACGATCCACATCAAA GTTTCTGGTCGCTGATCGCAGCATGGGATGTGTACCCATTGCAATGTCAATGTTCGTCACTTTCACGTCATCGATAGCTGTCATGGGATTCCCGGCCGAAATCTACCTGCACGGCATAAAGTACGCTTTCTACATCAACACCTACCTGTGGGCCTATCCTATTTGTGCGTATTTCTTAATTCCCGTCTTCCGTGGCATTGACATAACCAGTGTCTATGAG TACATGGGTATGCGGTATCATCTGAGTTTGCGCATAACCTGTACAGTCATTTTTATACTGCAAACATTGCTGTACATGGCGACCACAATGGTGGGACCGGCGTTGGCTATTGAAGCGG TTCAGGGGCTTGAAATGTGGAAAACTGTTCTCATCACGGGAACCATTGCTACGTTTTACTCAACCTTG GGCGGAATGAAGGCAGTGGTATGGGCTGATGTCTTTCAATTCCTTGTCATATTCGGATCGGTCTTGGCGGTGGCTATCCTGGGAACGATCGAAGTCGGCGGACTTGAAAAAGTCTGGAATAATAATGACGTAGGAGACAGACTTGAATTCTTTGA tttttcctttgATCCAGTCTTTGGTCTTACGATATCTACTGGTATATCTGTGTTAGGCGTTGCTGTGCAGCAATCGGCAGTGCAACGCTACCTTGCAGCTAAGTCATTGGGCCATGCAAGAGG GACATTAATATTAAACATACCATTCTATTGGGTGATGTTTCCCATCATGTACTTCAATGGATTAGTGCTTTATGCTTACTATAACA ATAAACTAACCCCACTGGAGCCCGCCATCAACTCAACTTTCCCATCACCAG GCATCATGGAAAATGGCGAACCCATTCGGTATGAACCAGAATACACAGCCATCGATCAG ATTTTGATGTTCTTCGTGAGTTCCCAATTTGGTCAGATTCCCGGTATGCAAGGATTGTTCGTAGCCTGTCTCTTCGCTGGAGCGCTAAG TACCATCTCGTCAGGACTCAGTGCCATCGTGGCCTGCATCTTGCAAGACATTATTAAACCATGGAGGAAGTGGCGATTCGAAAGGACGAAAATACAGTCAACAGCTACCGACGCCTGGGACACGAACATGTCTAAAGTATTAA ATTGTGTCTTTGGTTTGCTTGGTACCTTGGTGGCATTCCTTGTACCGTATCTCGGCTcttttgtcacaatatcgaatATCCTGGGCGGCGTATTCGGCGGCCCTGTACTAGCTATCTTCGTCATGGGAATGTTTATACCCAGGACTAATTCATG GGGTACGTTTATTGGTTTGGTGTTTGGATTCGCGTTGGGTGTTTTCATCAGTGCTGGTCCAGTCGTAGCAGAGCAGCTCAACGTGGAGCCGCTTCCTATACAAAGG ATTTCGTTCATCTGGTACCCGGGTGTTAATTTTTTCACGACGTTAGTCGTTGGCGTCGTCACCAGCGAAATCGCGAATTGCATAAAGCCATCTTTGATCAAACCAGTTGATCCTGTACTTCTGGCTGTGTTTCTGAG ACCAAAACATCCGAAAAGTGAAGCTGGCAATGGGATCAAGGAAGATAAAATACCGTTGAAGGAAGAATGGAGTGATATGGATGGAAATTCAGATAAATTGGACTAA
- the LOC139120919 gene encoding sodium-dependent multivitamin transporter-like isoform X2 translates to MSSNTVFIDLISEYMGLRYHVSHRITCSTISSLQMLLYMATTMVGPALAIEAVQGLEMWKTVVITGTIATFYTTLGGMKAVIWADVFQFLVIVGSLLTVAILGTHEVGGLERVWNNNDVGDRLKFFNFSFDPTDRLSFFGLTIGIVVSVVTVSVTQPAVQRYIAAKSLGHARGSLLLTIPFHLILFPVSYFNGLVLYAFYNNKQTSLVPAINSTFPPLTPDISLTGDGDSMRYEPNYSNADQILMYFVSSQFGRIPGMQGLFVACLFAGALSTISSGLNGTAACFLQDIVKPWRKLRADKRKTSVTVNDAWDTKLSKILSCVFGVLATLIGFLVPYLGSLVVISNIVGSVFGGPIVATFVMGMFLTRTNSWGAFTGLVFGFALGVFISAGPIVAEQLNIEPLPIQRISFIWYSAVTFTATLIVGVVVSEIARCIKPSLLKRVDSSLLILMLRRRYTFSDDDDYVVLEEDGFFPVERPDDATGRMNKTD, encoded by the exons ATGTCCTCGAACACTGTCTTCATTGATTTAATCTCTGAG TACATGGGCCTGCGATACCACGTAAGCCATCGCATTACATGTTCCACCATCTCTTCACTTCAAATGTTGCTATACATGGCGACAACCATGGTGGGACCAGCTTTGGCTATTGAAGCAG TTCAGGGACTCGAGATGTGGAAAACAGTTGTCATTACAGGTACTATCGCTACGTTTTATACAACCTTG GGTGGGATGAAAGCAGTGATATGGGCCGATGTATTCCAGTTCCTCGTCATAGTCGGGTCGTTGTTGACAGTGGCCATCCTTGGAACACATGAAGTTGGTGGACTTGAACGCGTCTGGAACAATAATGACGTCGGAGACAGGCTGAAATTCTTTAA CTTTTCCTTTGACCCGACTGACCGACTTTCATTCTTCGGACTAACAATCGGTATCGTGGTAAGCGTTGTGACGGTCAGTGTAACGCAGCCCGCAGTACAACGGTACATCGCAGCGAAGTCTTTAGGACATGCGAGAGG GTCATTACTGCTGACGATACCTTTCCACTTAATCTTGTTTCCTGTCTCCTACTTCAACGGACTCGTTCTGTATGCCTTCTATAACA ATAAACAGACGTCATTGGTACCAGCTATTAATTCAACGTTTCCACCGCTGACACCGG ATATATCGTTGACAGGCGATGGAGATTCCATGAGATATGAACCGAACTATTCCAACGCCGACCAG ATTTTGATGTACTTTGTCAGTTCTCAGTTTGGTAGGATACCTGGCATGCAGGGTTTGTTCGTGGCGTGCCTCTTTGCTGGGGCACTAAG CACGATTTCGTCAGGTCTAAATGGCACAGCGGCGTGTTTCTTACAAGACATCGTCAAACCATGGAGAAAATTGAGAGCTGACAAAAGGAAGACAAGTGTGACAGTTAACGACGCTTGGGACACAAAACTCTCTAAAATACTGA GTTGCGTATTTGGTGTGCTGGCGACCTTGATTGGATTTCTCGTACCTTACCTTGGGTCTCTTGTGGTCATATCTAATATTGTGGGTAGCGTTTTCGGTGGACCAATAGTGGCAACGTTTGTAATGGGTATGTTCCTAACCAGAACGAATTCATG GGGTGCGTTTACTGGATTAGTGTTTGGATTCGCTTTGGGTGTTTTCATCAGTGCTGGTCCAATCGTCGCAGAACAACTCAACATAGAACCACTACCGATACAAAGG ATATCATTCATTTGGTACTCAGCCGTTACTTTTACTGCCACACTTATTGTCGGTGTTGTCGTCAGCGAGATTGCTCGCTGCATAAAACCGTCGCTTCTCAAAAGAGTTGATTCGTCACTGCTGATATTGATGCTCAG aCGGAGATATACCTTTAGTGATGATGACGATTATGTTGTACTTGAAGAAGATGGATTTTTCCCAGTGGAACGACCCGATGACGCGACAGGACGTATGAATAAGACAGACTGA
- the LOC139120919 gene encoding sodium-dependent multivitamin transporter-like isoform X1, translating into MSDSTDVIPFGVVDYVVFSAMLGVSAATGIYHCFAGGGQQTTSKFLVANRSMGCVPIAMSMFVSFTSAIAVMGLPAEVFIYGIQYVFYINSYLWAYPFTAYFFIPVFRRLNLTSVFEYMGLRYHVSHRITCSTISSLQMLLYMATTMVGPALAIEAVQGLEMWKTVVITGTIATFYTTLGGMKAVIWADVFQFLVIVGSLLTVAILGTHEVGGLERVWNNNDVGDRLKFFNFSFDPTDRLSFFGLTIGIVVSVVTVSVTQPAVQRYIAAKSLGHARGSLLLTIPFHLILFPVSYFNGLVLYAFYNNKQTSLVPAINSTFPPLTPDISLTGDGDSMRYEPNYSNADQILMYFVSSQFGRIPGMQGLFVACLFAGALSTISSGLNGTAACFLQDIVKPWRKLRADKRKTSVTVNDAWDTKLSKILSCVFGVLATLIGFLVPYLGSLVVISNIVGSVFGGPIVATFVMGMFLTRTNSWGAFTGLVFGFALGVFISAGPIVAEQLNIEPLPIQRISFIWYSAVTFTATLIVGVVVSEIARCIKPSLLKRVDSSLLILMLRRRYTFSDDDDYVVLEEDGFFPVERPDDATGRMNKTD; encoded by the exons ATGTCAGACTCAACCGATGTCATACCTTTTGGGGTGGTCGACTATGTCGTCTTCTCGGCTATGCTGGGTGTTTCGGCTGCCACTGGGATATATCACTGTTTTGCAGGTGGAGGACAGCAAACAACTTCAAA ATTTCTAGTTGCAAACCGAAGTATGGGATGCGTTCCGATCGCCATGTCTATGTTCGTCTCATTCACCTCAGCAATTGCTGTCATGGGGCTTCCAGCAGAGGTCTTTATTTACGGGATTCAATACGTTTTCTACATCAATAGTTACCTATGGGCCTACCCCTTTACAGCATATTTCTTCATACCAGTGTTTCGGCGACTTAATCTAACAAGTGTCTTCGAG TACATGGGCCTGCGATACCACGTAAGCCATCGCATTACATGTTCCACCATCTCTTCACTTCAAATGTTGCTATACATGGCGACAACCATGGTGGGACCAGCTTTGGCTATTGAAGCAG TTCAGGGACTCGAGATGTGGAAAACAGTTGTCATTACAGGTACTATCGCTACGTTTTATACAACCTTG GGTGGGATGAAAGCAGTGATATGGGCCGATGTATTCCAGTTCCTCGTCATAGTCGGGTCGTTGTTGACAGTGGCCATCCTTGGAACACATGAAGTTGGTGGACTTGAACGCGTCTGGAACAATAATGACGTCGGAGACAGGCTGAAATTCTTTAA CTTTTCCTTTGACCCGACTGACCGACTTTCATTCTTCGGACTAACAATCGGTATCGTGGTAAGCGTTGTGACGGTCAGTGTAACGCAGCCCGCAGTACAACGGTACATCGCAGCGAAGTCTTTAGGACATGCGAGAGG GTCATTACTGCTGACGATACCTTTCCACTTAATCTTGTTTCCTGTCTCCTACTTCAACGGACTCGTTCTGTATGCCTTCTATAACA ATAAACAGACGTCATTGGTACCAGCTATTAATTCAACGTTTCCACCGCTGACACCGG ATATATCGTTGACAGGCGATGGAGATTCCATGAGATATGAACCGAACTATTCCAACGCCGACCAG ATTTTGATGTACTTTGTCAGTTCTCAGTTTGGTAGGATACCTGGCATGCAGGGTTTGTTCGTGGCGTGCCTCTTTGCTGGGGCACTAAG CACGATTTCGTCAGGTCTAAATGGCACAGCGGCGTGTTTCTTACAAGACATCGTCAAACCATGGAGAAAATTGAGAGCTGACAAAAGGAAGACAAGTGTGACAGTTAACGACGCTTGGGACACAAAACTCTCTAAAATACTGA GTTGCGTATTTGGTGTGCTGGCGACCTTGATTGGATTTCTCGTACCTTACCTTGGGTCTCTTGTGGTCATATCTAATATTGTGGGTAGCGTTTTCGGTGGACCAATAGTGGCAACGTTTGTAATGGGTATGTTCCTAACCAGAACGAATTCATG GGGTGCGTTTACTGGATTAGTGTTTGGATTCGCTTTGGGTGTTTTCATCAGTGCTGGTCCAATCGTCGCAGAACAACTCAACATAGAACCACTACCGATACAAAGG ATATCATTCATTTGGTACTCAGCCGTTACTTTTACTGCCACACTTATTGTCGGTGTTGTCGTCAGCGAGATTGCTCGCTGCATAAAACCGTCGCTTCTCAAAAGAGTTGATTCGTCACTGCTGATATTGATGCTCAG aCGGAGATATACCTTTAGTGATGATGACGATTATGTTGTACTTGAAGAAGATGGATTTTTCCCAGTGGAACGACCCGATGACGCGACAGGACGTATGAATAAGACAGACTGA